In Corynebacterium matruchotii, a single genomic region encodes these proteins:
- a CDS encoding PhoH family protein, which translates to MTRTVALDERYSQTILGINDENLKVLENQLDCQIHVRGTDVTLIGVAHEVARALKVLQELQAIARRGHVISPDSVKNAIRIVTGETPQSVSKVLANNIIVRRGKAVRPKTLGQQDYVDAIDTNTIVFGLGPAGTGKTYLAMAKAVQALQAKRVSRIILTRPAVEAGEKLGFLPGTLNDKIDPYLRPLHDALREMVDPEIIPKLMEAGIIEVAPLAYMRGRTLNDAFVILDEAQNTTPAQMKMFLTRLGFGSTIVVTGDITQVDLPAGQKSGLRLVRDILAGVDDIYFAELTADDVVRHQLVSRIVAAYDEYEERH; encoded by the coding sequence ATAACCCGCACCGTGGCGCTCGACGAACGCTACTCGCAAACAATCCTGGGCATCAACGACGAAAACCTCAAAGTATTAGAAAACCAGTTGGATTGCCAGATTCATGTGCGGGGCACCGATGTGACGCTCATTGGGGTCGCCCACGAGGTTGCCCGAGCCCTGAAGGTATTGCAGGAATTGCAGGCCATCGCCCGCCGCGGCCATGTGATAAGCCCCGACTCGGTGAAAAACGCCATCCGCATCGTCACCGGCGAAACCCCCCAATCAGTTTCGAAAGTATTGGCGAATAACATTATTGTGCGGCGGGGCAAGGCGGTGCGGCCGAAAACCCTGGGGCAGCAAGACTATGTTGATGCCATTGATACCAACACCATTGTGTTTGGGTTAGGCCCGGCCGGCACCGGCAAAACCTACCTGGCCATGGCCAAGGCGGTGCAAGCCCTCCAAGCCAAACGAGTATCCCGAATCATCCTGACCCGGCCGGCCGTAGAGGCGGGGGAGAAGCTCGGATTCCTCCCCGGCACCCTCAATGATAAAATCGACCCCTACCTGCGGCCTCTCCACGACGCGCTGCGGGAAATGGTCGACCCGGAAATCATCCCCAAACTCATGGAGGCCGGCATCATCGAGGTCGCCCCACTGGCCTACATGCGGGGCCGCACCCTCAACGATGCGTTTGTGATCCTCGATGAAGCCCAAAACACCACACCGGCGCAAATGAAAATGTTCCTCACCCGGTTAGGGTTCGGGTCCACCATTGTTGTCACTGGTGACATCACCCAGGTGGACCTGCCGGCCGGCCAAAAATCCGGGCTTCGGCTGGTCCGGGACATACTCGCCGGGGTAGATGACATCTATTTTGCCGAGTTGACCGCGGACGATGTGGTGCGCCACCAATTGGTGAGCCGCATCGTGGCGGCCTACGATGAGTACGAAGAACGCCACTAG
- the ybeY gene encoding rRNA maturation RNase YbeY — MSIEVVNESGYDGVNEESLADVATFVLREMDIHPSAEVTVSVVDVPTMSELHLRWMGLEGPTDVMSFPMDELTPNMGRPDSAGFGPAMLGDIILCPEFAHKQATKAGHDLGHELCLLTTHGCLHLLGYDHITPEQEQKMFALQNELLMDWYAYCAGRHIEFQPKPTGPGAFPSAADRAELDNQLAADEKSAGQGGIPAIAEPKET, encoded by the coding sequence ATGAGTATCGAAGTTGTCAATGAATCCGGCTACGATGGGGTCAACGAAGAATCCCTCGCCGACGTGGCCACATTCGTGCTGCGGGAAATGGACATCCACCCCAGCGCAGAGGTCACCGTGTCCGTCGTGGACGTGCCCACCATGTCGGAACTGCACCTACGGTGGATGGGGTTAGAAGGCCCCACCGATGTGATGAGCTTCCCCATGGACGAACTCACCCCCAACATGGGTCGACCCGACTCGGCCGGATTCGGGCCGGCAATGCTGGGCGATATCATCCTCTGCCCCGAATTCGCTCACAAACAGGCAACAAAAGCCGGGCACGATCTGGGGCACGAACTCTGCCTCCTCACCACCCACGGCTGCCTGCACCTGCTGGGCTACGACCACATCACGCCGGAACAAGAACAAAAAATGTTTGCCCTGCAAAATGAACTCTTGATGGATTGGTACGCTTACTGCGCTGGTCGGCACATCGAATTCCAGCCCAAACCCACCGGGCCTGGGGCATTTCCCTCGGCGGCTGATCGGGCGGAACTCGACAACCAACTCGCCGCCGATGAGAAATCCGCAGGCCAAGGCGGTATTCCCGCCATTGCGGAGCCTAAGGAAACCTAA
- a CDS encoding hemolysin family protein, with translation MSPLVMGTVAVVALFFSGLFNTIEAALAVSSKARVAQIAKEKSTRAARRLLIVLDHRAEHINLLILGQKLLDATAAVFTAMLAMEWLSPRIEWALAAAIGGVTLLSFVIVGVFSRTIGRQNPYTVSLVAAFFLRPTFRILNPISKVLIGIGNILAPGRGFQDGPYSTEVELKEMVEIAQSKGEIEVDSRMVQNVFDLSDSIAREVMVPRPDMVWIESGKLASQALTLCIKSGHSRIPVIGESVDDIVGVVYLKDVVQRMHSPTKGDKNPLVDEVMRTAHFVPDSKRLDDLLDEMQRERFHIALLVDEFGGVAGLISIEDILEEIVGEITDEYDSAEITPIVQDPNDPYKYRVVSRLQLDDLVERIEDDHHITINFDPEILDQIDTVAGLIAYEKGRVPLPNTEVETSGLRLKAIGGRDRRGRISVREVDVTMLVRGDDAEESDHNPDDPADTA, from the coding sequence ATGAGTCCCCTGGTGATGGGCACCGTTGCTGTGGTTGCCCTGTTTTTTTCCGGGCTGTTCAACACCATTGAGGCGGCGCTTGCAGTCAGCTCCAAAGCCCGGGTGGCGCAAATAGCCAAAGAAAAATCCACCCGCGCTGCCCGCCGACTTTTGATCGTGCTTGACCACCGGGCCGAACACATCAACCTGCTTATCCTTGGGCAAAAACTCTTAGACGCCACCGCGGCCGTGTTCACCGCCATGCTTGCAATGGAATGGTTATCGCCGCGCATCGAATGGGCGCTCGCGGCAGCCATCGGCGGGGTGACCCTGCTCTCGTTCGTGATCGTGGGCGTGTTCTCCCGCACCATAGGGCGGCAAAACCCCTACACGGTGTCGCTGGTGGCGGCGTTTTTCCTCCGGCCTACCTTCCGAATCCTCAACCCAATATCGAAAGTGCTGATTGGTATTGGTAATATTTTGGCGCCGGGTCGTGGTTTCCAGGACGGACCGTATTCCACCGAGGTAGAGCTGAAGGAAATGGTGGAGATCGCCCAGTCCAAGGGCGAAATCGAGGTCGACAGTCGCATGGTGCAAAACGTGTTTGATCTTTCCGACAGCATTGCTAGAGAAGTCATGGTGCCCCGCCCCGACATGGTGTGGATCGAATCGGGGAAGCTTGCCTCCCAAGCGCTCACCCTGTGCATCAAATCCGGGCATTCCCGCATCCCCGTGATCGGGGAAAGCGTCGACGATATCGTGGGGGTGGTCTACCTCAAGGACGTGGTGCAGCGCATGCACTCCCCAACCAAGGGCGACAAGAATCCCCTGGTGGATGAGGTCATGCGGACCGCTCATTTTGTGCCCGATTCGAAACGACTCGACGACCTACTCGACGAAATGCAGCGGGAACGATTCCACATCGCCCTGCTTGTCGACGAATTCGGCGGTGTGGCCGGCCTGATCTCCATCGAAGACATCCTCGAAGAAATCGTGGGCGAAATCACAGACGAGTATGATTCGGCGGAAATCACCCCCATTGTGCAAGATCCCAATGATCCTTATAAATATCGGGTCGTGAGCCGGCTACAACTCGATGACCTGGTGGAACGGATCGAAGATGATCACCACATCACCATCAACTTTGACCCAGAAATCCTCGACCAGATCGACACCGTTGCCGGGCTTATCGCCTATGAAAAAGGCCGGGTGCCGCTGCCCAATACCGAGGTAGAAACCTCCGGGCTGCGACTCAAAGCCATCGGCGGCCGAGACCGGCGCGGCCGAATCAGCGTGCGCGAGGTCGATGTCACCATGCTGGTGCGTGGTGACGACGCTGAGGAATCAGATCACAACCCGGACGATCCCGCCGACACTGCGTAA
- the pdxY gene encoding pyridoxal kinase PdxY — translation MAILSIQSHVSYGHVGNSAAVFPLQRIGHEVWPVHTVNFSNHTGYGEWTGELIPAAQVSSIIDGIQARGAFPTIDAILSGYQGGSDIADAIVDAVAKIKAENPNALYACDPVMGNAKSGCFVSDLIPPLLRDKVVPVADIITPNQFELSYLTGVDADDIDSTLKAAEAARKIGPETILVTSVLRPDRPEHTIEMIAVNDQGAWKVQTPFLDIKRNGSGDVTAALFTGHYVRDKDAAGALAKTAAAVYELIELTHAKDSRELLLIDAQESYVHPTHQFEVTKIA, via the coding sequence ATGGCAATTCTTTCAATCCAATCCCACGTTTCCTACGGGCATGTGGGAAACTCCGCCGCCGTTTTCCCACTGCAACGCATCGGGCACGAGGTTTGGCCCGTCCACACCGTGAACTTTTCTAACCACACCGGCTACGGCGAGTGGACCGGCGAACTCATCCCCGCCGCGCAAGTATCCAGCATTATCGACGGCATTCAGGCCCGCGGCGCATTCCCTACCATTGACGCCATCCTCTCCGGCTACCAGGGCGGATCCGACATTGCTGACGCTATTGTGGACGCCGTGGCAAAAATCAAGGCCGAAAACCCCAACGCGCTTTACGCCTGCGACCCGGTCATGGGCAATGCGAAATCCGGCTGCTTCGTCTCCGACCTCATCCCACCCCTGCTCCGGGACAAGGTTGTACCCGTCGCCGACATCATCACCCCCAACCAATTCGAGCTCTCCTACCTCACCGGTGTGGACGCCGACGACATTGACTCCACCCTCAAGGCCGCCGAGGCCGCCCGCAAGATCGGCCCCGAAACCATCCTGGTCACCTCGGTGCTCCGGCCAGACCGGCCCGAACACACCATCGAAATGATCGCCGTCAACGACCAGGGCGCCTGGAAGGTACAAACCCCGTTCCTCGACATCAAACGCAACGGCTCCGGCGACGTCACCGCGGCACTGTTCACCGGGCATTACGTGCGCGACAAGGATGCCGCCGGCGCCCTGGCGAAAACCGCCGCCGCGGTCTATGAACTCATCGAGCTCACGCATGCGAAAGACTCCCGCGAACTCCTACTTATCGACGCCCAAGAGTCCTACGTCCACCCCACGCACCAGTTCGAAGTGACAAAGATCGCCTAA
- a CDS encoding ABC transporter ATP-binding protein, with product MGKSEIGEISNASPAAPAVDARHLYRTFRTTGKEFTALADITFTIPQGEATAILGVNGAGKTTLSKILATWLYPTSGTVNIFGADVVTAAAHARQHIVAVFGGDRGLYPMLTAWENLSYFAAIRGAALPKPQLASILDSVGLADAAHRRVEEYSKGMKQRLHIAVGLSANAPILLLDEPTVGLDPIEAARLRGTLAELKNRGKTIILTSHNLTDVEELADRVILIHTGRIKYDLPLARFKELAGYRYRITATLQHPTTEPEFEHHPNVDGTVRVTRLIASDEQTLITRILEQLQPCGLVDFTISPASLEEAFTNAVHNNDDGGAA from the coding sequence GTGGGAAAGTCGGAAATCGGAGAAATCAGTAACGCCTCCCCAGCTGCGCCTGCGGTGGATGCGCGCCACCTCTACCGCACCTTTCGCACCACTGGGAAAGAATTCACCGCACTCGCCGACATCACCTTCACCATTCCGCAGGGGGAGGCCACGGCCATTCTCGGCGTGAACGGTGCCGGCAAAACCACCCTTAGTAAAATCCTGGCCACCTGGCTTTACCCCACCTCAGGCACCGTCAACATTTTCGGCGCCGATGTGGTGACGGCGGCCGCCCACGCCCGGCAACACATCGTGGCGGTCTTCGGCGGCGACCGCGGACTTTACCCCATGCTCACCGCGTGGGAAAACCTCTCCTACTTCGCCGCCATCCGCGGTGCCGCGCTGCCGAAACCCCAACTCGCCAGCATCCTCGACAGCGTGGGGCTCGCCGACGCTGCCCACCGGCGAGTCGAAGAATACTCCAAAGGCATGAAACAACGCCTCCACATTGCTGTGGGCCTCAGTGCCAACGCCCCTATCCTGCTGCTCGATGAACCCACCGTTGGCCTCGACCCCATCGAGGCAGCCCGGCTGCGCGGCACCCTCGCCGAACTGAAAAACCGCGGCAAAACCATCATCCTCACCAGCCACAACCTCACCGACGTGGAAGAACTCGCCGACCGGGTCATACTCATCCACACGGGCCGCATCAAATATGACCTGCCCCTGGCGCGCTTCAAAGAACTTGCCGGCTACCGGTACCGCATCACCGCCACCCTCCAACACCCAACCACCGAACCCGAGTTCGAACACCACCCCAATGTTGACGGCACCGTGCGCGTCACCCGGCTCATTGCTAGCGACGAACAAACCCTCATCACCCGCATCCTCGAACAACTCCAACCTTGCGGGCTTGTCGACTTCACCATCAGCCCCGCATCCCTCGAAGAAGCCTTCACCAATGCGGTCCACAACAACGACGATGGCGGTGCCGCATGA
- a CDS encoding ABC transporter permease yields the protein MMTTHLSAQLRAIIASAKIQLLIVAKRPMNIATGIITPWMFLSLFLIPRLGNLNQDQITHAISATITASFWAASIWSGAGIIRREKWMGTLGHTLSGLLSPMAAILAKMLGAVAYDVTLITISTISFCLIFRIPFHSTHPFLLAAGIILVAVFGVCSSILIAGLLINSRNPFHLTNAFGTPMLLLGGLLIPPSYLPPAVSWVSALINLYWLRQFLSSLTTIPDWGSLLIGCFVSTCYLLGAWLCIRHMVTRAKVRGTFEFT from the coding sequence ATGATGACCACGCACCTGTCCGCGCAGCTCCGGGCCATTATCGCCTCCGCCAAAATACAACTCCTCATCGTTGCCAAACGCCCCATGAACATCGCCACCGGGATCATCACTCCCTGGATGTTCCTCTCCCTCTTCCTCATCCCCCGACTCGGCAACCTCAACCAGGACCAAATCACCCACGCTATTTCCGCCACCATCACCGCATCCTTCTGGGCCGCATCCATCTGGAGCGGTGCCGGCATTATCCGCCGCGAAAAATGGATGGGCACCCTTGGCCACACCCTCTCCGGGCTGCTCAGCCCCATGGCCGCCATTCTCGCTAAAATGCTCGGCGCCGTCGCTTACGACGTCACCCTCATCACCATAAGCACCATCTCATTCTGCCTTATCTTCCGCATCCCCTTCCACTCCACACACCCTTTCCTGCTGGCGGCTGGCATTATCCTCGTCGCCGTCTTCGGCGTGTGCTCCAGCATCCTTATCGCCGGGCTGCTCATCAACAGTCGCAACCCCTTCCACCTCACCAACGCCTTCGGCACCCCCATGCTGCTCCTCGGCGGCCTCCTCATACCACCCAGCTACCTGCCCCCAGCCGTCTCCTGGGTATCCGCCCTCATCAACCTGTATTGGCTCAGGCAATTCCTCTCCTCCCTTACCACCATCCCAGACTGGGGCAGCCTACTCATCGGCTGTTTCGTTTCCACCTGCTACCTGCTCGGGGCCTGGCTCTGCATCCGCCACATGGTCACCCGGGCGAAAGTGAGGGGCACCTTTGAATTCACATAA
- a CDS encoding ABC transporter permease, whose amino-acid sequence MAATFRLGVANFTRGTSPTMLVTSHIIPEILRMITYVLIARVIGGDAAQQYAIPGVIVLATTRMTISETSGLPVDDVWNKTLGSNVTGTLSPATQYLIRALPLAAVAILDSAIVFIILGSMTTTDWATFTGAWLCSLIAVPTGLTLGLVISVASLRTDLHNLVHNATVSILTVCSGAIISVAHVPVFHAIGEFLPLTHAIQGLRLALAGHSAPHAQLTETLLEARNGLILLALAYLLYTVETARARRKGQTFFSS is encoded by the coding sequence GTGGCCGCAACATTCCGCCTAGGGGTCGCCAACTTCACCCGCGGGACCAGCCCCACCATGCTGGTCACCAGCCACATCATCCCCGAAATCCTCCGCATGATCACCTACGTGCTCATCGCCCGCGTCATCGGCGGCGACGCCGCGCAACAATATGCCATCCCCGGGGTGATCGTGCTCGCCACCACCCGCATGACCATCAGCGAAACCAGCGGCCTGCCTGTCGACGACGTGTGGAACAAAACCCTCGGCAGCAACGTCACCGGCACCCTCTCACCGGCCACCCAATACCTCATCCGCGCCCTCCCGCTTGCCGCCGTCGCCATCCTCGACAGCGCCATCGTCTTCATCATCCTCGGGTCCATGACCACCACCGATTGGGCCACCTTCACGGGTGCATGGCTTTGCTCCCTCATTGCCGTCCCCACCGGGCTCACCCTGGGCCTCGTCATCTCCGTGGCGTCGCTCCGCACCGACCTCCACAACCTTGTTCACAACGCCACCGTCAGCATCCTCACCGTCTGCTCCGGAGCGATCATCTCCGTCGCCCACGTGCCGGTCTTCCACGCCATCGGCGAATTCCTGCCCCTCACCCACGCCATCCAGGGCCTCCGGCTCGCCCTTGCCGGGCATTCCGCGCCCCATGCCCAGCTCACCGAAACCCTCCTCGAAGCCCGCAATGGCCTCATCCTGCTTGCCCTCGCCTACCTGCTATACACCGTCGAAACCGCCCGGGCCCGCAGAAAAGGACAAACCTTCTTCTCAAGCTAA
- the era gene encoding GTPase Era — protein sequence MDYTNTPEGFRSGFMCFVGRPNTGKSTLTNALVGQKIAITANQPETTRHPIRGIVHRDDAQIIVVDTPGLHRPRTLLGERLNEVVKDTYADMDLIAITIPADEKIGPGDRWILDNVRKVAPKTPLMGIITKIDKVSRDQVALQLMALHKLLGEDSEVVPVSAVTGEQRDILLDVITSLLPEGPKFYPDDHVTDDDTNTRIAELVREAALSGLKDELPHSVAVEVDEIIPNPDRPGTLNVHVIIYVERPGQKTILMGKNGRRFKGIIHAARPQICKLLDSNVYLDLRIKVLKNWQSDPKQLGRLGF from the coding sequence GTGGATTACACCAACACCCCAGAAGGCTTCCGCTCCGGGTTCATGTGCTTCGTGGGCCGACCCAACACCGGCAAGTCAACACTGACAAACGCCCTGGTGGGGCAGAAAATCGCCATCACCGCCAACCAACCGGAAACCACCCGGCACCCCATCCGCGGCATCGTCCACCGCGACGACGCCCAAATCATCGTGGTGGACACGCCCGGCCTGCACCGGCCCCGCACCCTCCTGGGGGAACGGCTCAACGAAGTAGTCAAAGACACCTACGCCGACATGGATCTCATCGCCATCACCATCCCCGCGGACGAAAAAATCGGCCCCGGCGACCGATGGATCCTCGACAACGTGCGCAAAGTCGCCCCCAAAACCCCGCTCATGGGAATCATCACCAAAATCGACAAGGTCAGCCGCGACCAGGTGGCCCTCCAACTCATGGCCCTCCACAAACTCCTTGGGGAAGACAGCGAAGTAGTGCCGGTCTCCGCAGTCACCGGGGAACAACGCGACATATTATTAGACGTCATCACATCCCTCCTGCCGGAAGGGCCAAAATTCTACCCCGACGACCACGTCACCGACGACGACACCAACACCCGCATCGCCGAACTCGTGCGGGAAGCCGCCCTATCTGGCCTCAAAGACGAGCTGCCGCATTCCGTGGCGGTCGAGGTGGACGAAATCATCCCCAACCCGGACCGGCCCGGCACCCTCAACGTGCACGTCATCATCTATGTGGAGCGACCCGGCCAAAAAACAATCCTCATGGGGAAAAACGGTCGACGTTTCAAAGGCATCATCCACGCCGCTCGGCCCCAAATCTGCAAACTCCTCGACAGCAACGTGTACCTGGATCTACGGATCAAAGTCCTCAAAAATTGGCAGTCCGATCCGAAGCAACTAGGCCGGTTAGGGTTTTAA
- the recO gene encoding DNA repair protein RecO — protein MPRESYRERALVIRTYDLGEADRIIVFLTQHRGLVRGVAKGVRRARSRFGSRLQPFVELDVQFYVGRELESVTAADTVGFYGSGIIDNITCYTAASAVLEAAERLSLAHDEHDDRLYPLVVDTLKQLQHAPEPKLRLDTFLLQAMTVAGWAPSLYYCAQCQAPGPHHAFHPRTGGAVCGTCRPPKAADVNPEVLHAMWLLQHDRWAEAITLITAQEQGASARESSESVTHEIPCATAIHRLTKAHWQWHTERKLASLMVLDQT, from the coding sequence ATGCCACGGGAATCCTATCGGGAACGCGCTCTTGTCATCCGCACCTACGACCTGGGAGAAGCCGACCGCATCATCGTGTTCCTCACCCAACACCGAGGGCTGGTGCGGGGCGTGGCCAAGGGCGTGCGCCGGGCTCGCAGCCGATTCGGTTCTCGGCTGCAACCATTCGTCGAACTCGACGTGCAATTCTATGTTGGCCGGGAACTGGAATCGGTGACGGCGGCGGACACCGTAGGGTTTTACGGCTCCGGCATTATCGACAACATCACCTGCTACACGGCGGCGTCGGCGGTCCTAGAGGCGGCGGAACGCCTCTCGTTGGCCCACGACGAGCACGACGATCGGCTGTACCCATTGGTCGTCGACACGCTCAAACAGTTACAACACGCACCAGAACCAAAACTGCGGCTTGACACGTTTTTATTGCAGGCCATGACCGTGGCGGGGTGGGCTCCTAGCCTGTACTATTGCGCCCAATGCCAGGCGCCGGGACCGCATCACGCGTTTCACCCGCGGACGGGCGGTGCCGTGTGTGGGACGTGTCGGCCGCCGAAAGCCGCCGACGTGAACCCGGAAGTATTGCACGCCATGTGGCTGCTGCAACACGACCGGTGGGCGGAAGCCATCACGCTCATCACCGCCCAGGAGCAGGGGGCTTCCGCGCGGGAATCGTCGGAATCGGTGACGCATGAGATCCCCTGCGCCACGGCAATTCACCGGCTCACCAAGGCCCACTGGCAGTGGCACACCGAACGGAAACTCGCAAGCCTCATGGTCTTGGATCAGACTTAA
- a CDS encoding isoprenyl transferase encodes MTEELTPPNIPVEFRPRHIALVMDGNGRWAEQRGLKRTEGHKRGEAVLLDMVAACQALDIPYLSAYAFSTENWRRSADEVRFLMGFNRDVLTRQKMWLHERGVKVRWVGRRPRLWRSVLRELESAEELTKNNTSMTLFMCVNYGGRAEIIDGVREIVRKAQRGEIRPDDITEKNFHTFLDEPTMPDVDLFLRPSGEKRTSNFLLWQSAYAEMVYQNKLFPDYTPQDLFDAVEEYAKRDRRFGGTK; translated from the coding sequence GTGACTGAAGAACTAACGCCACCAAACATCCCCGTCGAATTCCGGCCCCGCCATATTGCGCTGGTCATGGATGGTAACGGCCGCTGGGCAGAGCAGCGCGGGTTGAAACGCACCGAGGGCCATAAACGCGGCGAAGCAGTGCTGCTTGACATGGTGGCGGCCTGTCAGGCACTCGATATACCCTACCTATCCGCCTACGCCTTTTCGACGGAAAATTGGCGTCGATCCGCCGACGAGGTGCGGTTTCTCATGGGGTTCAACCGGGATGTGTTAACTCGGCAAAAAATGTGGTTGCACGAACGGGGCGTGAAAGTTCGGTGGGTGGGACGCCGCCCCCGCCTGTGGCGCAGCGTGCTACGGGAGCTGGAGTCCGCGGAGGAGCTCACCAAAAACAACACCAGCATGACCCTGTTTATGTGCGTCAACTATGGTGGTCGTGCCGAAATTATTGACGGGGTGCGGGAGATCGTTCGCAAAGCACAACGCGGGGAAATCCGACCGGACGATATTACCGAAAAGAATTTCCACACCTTCCTTGATGAGCCCACCATGCCGGATGTGGATCTCTTCCTGCGGCCCTCGGGGGAGAAACGCACCTCCAACTTTCTCCTGTGGCAGTCGGCCTATGCAGAGATGGTGTATCAGAATAAACTGTTTCCTGACTACACTCCGCAAGATTTATTTGATGCGGTAGAGGAATATGCCAAACGTGACCGCAGGTTCGGAGGAACGAAATAA
- a CDS encoding VIT1/CCC1 transporter family protein translates to MQQESDSQLSDDQPANPPTPKQIRRWQQYLANERAEAAVYRELARNREGEEKEILLAMAKAEERHEQYWRTMLGDDLGFPRAPSFSTRIMGFLAKRFGTVFTLAMMQTAESRSPYADDADATEQMTADEAIHAEVVRGLAARGREKMSGNFRAAVFGANDGLVSNFALVLGVMGAGGIDSNIILLTGISGMLAGALSMGAGEYISVKSQNELLEASHPHLATSTVVPQLDVDANELALVYRARGMSVAEAKEQADKVFAQIEQSKSVDAEMLAGANAAEDETLSSPWMVAASSFLCFGAGALLPVLPFFFDLPQMIAGVIATALVGIALMVTGAITGILSGKPPFLRAIRQLVVGMLAAGVTYALGMLFGVAVG, encoded by the coding sequence ATGCAGCAGGAATCCGACTCCCAGCTTTCAGACGACCAACCCGCCAACCCGCCAACCCCGAAACAAATCCGCCGGTGGCAGCAATACCTTGCCAACGAACGGGCGGAGGCCGCCGTGTACCGGGAACTAGCCCGCAACCGGGAGGGAGAAGAAAAAGAAATCCTGCTTGCCATGGCCAAGGCTGAGGAACGCCACGAGCAGTATTGGCGCACCATGTTGGGTGATGATCTGGGCTTCCCGCGCGCGCCCAGCTTCTCCACCCGGATCATGGGATTTTTAGCCAAACGGTTCGGCACCGTGTTTACGCTGGCCATGATGCAAACCGCGGAGTCCCGCAGCCCCTACGCCGACGATGCCGACGCCACCGAGCAAATGACGGCGGATGAGGCCATCCACGCCGAGGTAGTGCGGGGCCTGGCCGCCCGCGGCCGGGAAAAAATGAGCGGCAATTTCCGGGCCGCGGTGTTTGGCGCCAACGATGGCCTGGTGTCTAATTTCGCCCTGGTGCTCGGCGTCATGGGTGCCGGCGGCATTGACAGCAACATCATCTTATTGACAGGGATTTCCGGCATGCTGGCCGGGGCGCTCTCCATGGGGGCCGGGGAATATATTTCGGTGAAATCCCAAAACGAATTATTGGAGGCATCCCACCCGCACCTGGCAACCAGCACCGTGGTGCCGCAATTGGATGTGGACGCCAACGAATTAGCGTTGGTGTATCGTGCCCGGGGAATGAGTGTGGCCGAAGCCAAGGAACAGGCCGACAAGGTGTTTGCCCAGATCGAACAGTCCAAGAGCGTGGATGCGGAAATGCTCGCTGGCGCGAATGCTGCGGAGGACGAAACCCTCAGCAGCCCCTGGATGGTGGCGGCATCTAGCTTCCTGTGTTTCGGGGCTGGGGCACTGCTGCCGGTGCTGCCGTTCTTTTTCGACCTGCCGCAGATGATTGCTGGGGTGATCGCCACGGCGTTGGTGGGCATTGCCCTCATGGTGACGGGCGCCATCACCGGTATTTTATCCGGCAAACCACCATTCTTGCGGGCGATCCGCCAGTTGGTGGTGGGGATGCTGGCGGCCGGGGTGACCTATGCGCTGGGCATGCTCTTTGGGGTGGCCGTCGGCTAG
- a CDS encoding Fur family transcriptional regulator, with the protein MERVIMDQPIPKLGVRSTRQRTAVITVLREMENFASAKTIHQELLKRDLKVGLTTVYRTLQSLSEAKAVDVLHMSNGESLYRHCRNSDHHHHLVCTQCGRTIEIDGGPVEQWANEIATKYGFRLTGHDAEVFGLCNQCLAGN; encoded by the coding sequence TTGGAAAGGGTCATCATGGACCAGCCCATACCCAAACTCGGCGTGCGCAGCACCCGACAGCGCACCGCAGTCATCACCGTGCTGCGAGAAATGGAAAATTTCGCCTCCGCGAAAACCATCCACCAAGAATTATTAAAACGCGACCTCAAGGTGGGATTGACCACCGTTTACCGTACCCTCCAGTCGCTGAGCGAAGCCAAAGCGGTCGACGTGCTACACATGTCCAACGGCGAAAGCCTCTACCGGCATTGCCGCAATAGCGACCACCACCATCACCTGGTGTGCACCCAATGCGGTCGCACCATAGAGATCGACGGCGGGCCGGTGGAACAATGGGCCAATGAAATCGCCACGAAATACGGTTTCCGGCTCACCGGCCACGACGCCGAGGTGTTCGGCCTCTGCAACCAATGCCTGGCCGGCAACTAG